The Anguilla anguilla isolate fAngAng1 chromosome 2, fAngAng1.pri, whole genome shotgun sequence genome contains the following window.
CAAGGTTCGTCTGTAAGCGAGTGCATGTTGAATAACGAGCTGTCACGAATATGTATTATTCAGACCTGgcacctgggtcaaatatgtatatatatatatttttggattcaaatacttttctgtgctctgttgatcttgcctggtgtaacagCCTGCCAGTGTGACCAgcaggcagggtttgcactttttgagagtattacattggttccagtacaccagacaagatcagtgaagcgtagaaaagtatttgaatccaaaaaaataCGTGTTTGACTCAGGCCTGGCATTATTACAGTTATACGTGCGCCCCACAACAAATGAatcatgaaatcatttttagattttttggcGACGAACACGTTGATAGCAGTTTTCCTGTGTTTCTGGGAATTAAATAATAAACggttaaataatgttaaaataatactGTTATTGCTGTTATGACATTATTACACTTGGGGGCACATTGATGATACAGTGATTAAGTGGAAAAGGCGATGAATAAGCCCTTATTAAATCCTGAAGTCAAAAGAAATATGTACCCACTTCTATTTGATTTGCATTGTACCAGAGTCATTTTGCTGTATGTTCATCATCATAAAAAACAGAGACTAACCAATGTCCCAAAGAAACatgataaaaaattttttacattcCCACAAAATCTATAAAAAGTTCAGTGCAGTTCCAACAATTTGGAAAATATAGGGGCTTCGGTGTGACTTGGCATCTTTTCGCACACATTATAAACAGTTGTTAAGATTTAACCTGAGATGTCCTTGCCTCCAGACAGTTTGGGTGTGGAACCGAATGCAGTTTTCCTGCACCTCTTTCACTTTCCTcccctttgtctgtctctctgtctgtcgaCCGCCAGTGTCCCCAATGTGGAGGAGGTGCTGTCGGAGGCCGAGTCCAAGCTGGACGGGGTGAGGCTGAAGATCAGCCAGATAGCCGAGGAGCTGAGGGGAGAGGACCTGTTCCAGTTCCACAGGGCTTTCACTCCTGGTCAGTCCCCACAATCACCTGTTTCTGCAAGGCACATACTCCTGGTTCGTCCTCACAATCACCTGTTTCTGCAAGGCACACACTCCATAGTCAGTCCCCACAACTATCTATGTTTCTGCAAGGCACACACTCATAGTCAGTCCCCACAACTATCTATGTTTCTGCAAGGCACACACTCATAGTCAGTCCTCACAATCACCTGTTTCTGCAAGGCACACACTCCATAGTCAGTCCCCACAACTATCTGTTTCTGCAAGGCACACACTCATAGTCAGTCCTCACAATCACCTGTTTCTGCAAGGCACACACTCCATAGTCAGTCCTCACAATCACCTGTTTCTGCAAGGCACACACTCCTCGTCAGTCCTCAAATGTCTGTTTACACAAGGCGCACACTCCTAGTTATTCCTCAGAAACAACTGTTTCCAAATGGCATACAGTATCAGTCAGTCCTTACAATCAGGCCTGTTTCTGCAAGATGTACACTCCTGGCAtgtcctgattgattgattgattgattgaaattatttattgatcattaaaatacaaGAGGCCCCCCTAGCCAGAGATGCCCCAGATACAAACATCTCTGATTTCACAAGGTGTACACTCCTGGTTACTGCTCTTAttctggagggctgcaggttttttttttctcctttcgaTCAGCTgtcaatttaggccttggaccCAAGTTATCCTGGCTCTATAGCCAACCTGGAGCTAAGTTTTAAGCACTAAAACATACCTAAAGCCACACTTTGTGGCCCGGACTGGGCTGACACCGCTGACCTAAGGGTTCCTTCATAAAATGTTGTGTGCTTTCAGAAACGGAAGCTGCACATTGACATATTGTTAAGCAAGCGCTAATCATTTCGAATagaaaaggagaagaaatattgcatttatttgaagaCTCTTCCCCATTTCttcatttgatgttttcatCTGAGTGTTTTGCCGGAGAACTTGGTGTCCTTCACGAAAGAGGAAGTTGAATATTTGACATTAGAGCGCTATTAACTGAATTTATGATGAACGTCTTTGTTGTTACGCTTTATCTTCACAGAGCAAACATTCGTTGTTAATCTGAAATTTTGGAGAcattgtcaataaaaaaataaatatctgtggaTACTGGAAATGCAGCAGAGAGACAAGCTTTTTAAACTCCTCCTTGGGTTACCATGGCAGCctgggagaaagaaaaacaacaaagcttCGATTGCATCAGTGAAGTGTGATGCCAGATCTTAGTTATGATGTAAaatcagtgtttcatttcaaaggTCTGTCTCTTCATGACACCGAGGCCTTTCCttcatttgtatgtatttatcgATTTTTTGAATGTACCATGATGGGTATTTCTCCACAAATTAAcagaatttcagttaatttcttaTATTTGCATGGATTTGACCTCAACCATGTTTTATAGTACATTGAACAGCACAGCATTTACTCTTGAAGTAGTAAAATAGTTAACCACactcttccctttttttttttttttttacattttttttttttttagaaagagcCATAAAGGGTGGTTGTTTTTAACCATTTTGACAGATATTTATCACCCTTTGAAGTTATTTTTAAGATAATGGTCACCAAGGATTTGCTTGTGTGGACGTGACTTCTGTCCATTCCCACcatttgaagtatttttttttcttcgtttttttttttttttttttgcaaatttattaaattgcGCAGCAAACTCTCGACGCTGCAGTGACTGGCTCCGAGGCTGACATTAAACAGCCCGTTCccagtgatgttttttttgttttggatcagGGGCCTATTAAAGATATCGCCGCTAGATTTGGACATAATTGCCACTGATACGGATAGTCCGCGGCGCTTTTGATAGCTGGGGCAGTCGGAATTGCGGCTGGCCCTCCCCAGCTGGGCCAGctgtctggtctggtctggtctgctGGGTACGTGCGCCTGAGAAAGTGCACGCCTCACCAGATCCAAAAGCAATCAGACACTGCCCTAATTTCTTTGATTGGTgtaaattgcattatttatttatttttttgcacgtTTCCTTACAGACACCATGTGAGCGAATGTGTGTAAACAATTCAGCATTGCAGATGTActtgtatgtgtgcgcgcacatgcgtgcatgtgtgtgtgcccatttCCTATTTTGATGAAGCTGGTTCTTAGTTGCATGAAGAAGTGAGTGTGGTTTGGCACTGTTGCATGCGTctacgcgcgcgcacacacacacacacccctcccccaataaCACCAATTAGGCATTACCCTGCTGAGCTGGCGGCCGCAGTCAGCACTGGCGCGATCAGGACTGGGATCAGATTCGTCCGGGCGTGGCTGCCCTGAAAGGGCACCATGGCTGCATGTGTCACTCCACAACCCTTAGATTTGCCCCTTTCCTTGATGCTGATggttcacagtaaaatgttgagtgttaaataaattctgtatATAATTTCCTCTGAATGCATTTGACCCCTTGTTGGACTAATTATGGAAACTCTTTTATTTAAGCCTTGAATCAATGCTGAAAAATGTGCTGTCGAGTCAGCTTGTGTTAGTTACTGAGTTGATGAAATGATTGGCATGCCCAGTGCATTAGCGATGCGTCTTTTTACCTGCCTCTCTATGGCCGAACGAAAAACCGATCTCCGTTCTGCACAGAGATGCTTTTGTCTTTGGTGAAACCCGCAGCGTTGGCTTTGCCTCGCTTGCAGGAAACGTAAACCTTAGCCTCTAATTGCGCACGCGGTTGTGGCTAGCCTCGGCTGGCACGCGCTGCTTCACGCTCGACTCGGCTCAGGTACGCAAACAAAAACGAATATGCGTTTGGGTAGTGCTGATCCTACAGGAAATAAATCCGTGTTATTAAACGAAGGAAATGCTGACTCACTGACCAAACGCACCACTGTTGAGATATATTTACCTCAAGGCATTCTTGAAAAGATACGACCGTGTAATCTGCAGTAATTTTACAACTGTGTGATGGTGGTGGGCAGGGTCGAAATGGCGGCTGCAGTCGGCGTCAAATGAACAAATTTTGTTCCAGATGTCATCGTTGATTGGCCGTCGTTTGGCCGAACTTATGTCTTAATATTGAGGTGGAAATCAAACCCCTGAAATAAAGCATGCATGCTCTGAATTTTAAAGGTCTTTATATAGAAATACTGAAAGATTTGGGCTTTAAATTAGCACTGGTTTTACACTGAGCGTCGTGTTACCGACTGGCACTGGTTCTAATTCCTGAACCGTGGGCATTTGGCGTCTAAGCATGTCAGAGATTAGAACAGTGCGAGTTTGCCTAGCGCTTTCAAGCGGTGGCGTGCACACACTAGCACTCGGAAAGTCCAGAGGgggctggtttttattttcatttttaaatcgcCATAAAGAGAATTCAGACCCACAAAACCCAGTTGAGGTGATTAAACTGTGAATCGACAGCAGCAATTGCGGTCAGCCAAGTGGGAGATTAACGGTGAAAAACCTGCGCTCTGTGTCCGCTTATGGCTCCCGCGTGGctgcaaatgtaaaaacatcaaCGGTAGATTTAAAACGCCCGTATTTACCGCGTGCAGCAAAACGATGTCGTTAAAAGGGTTTTGCGTTGTGAGTGAGTGGTGatgggggttgggttgggggaaACAGTCACCCCCCTCCCATATAAACTACGAAGCCTACTATTCTCTCACCTCTCTGATGTATTGTCTCGCGAAGAATAGGCCAGTTGACCTGAACGTTTCAAACGCGCGCACAGCGCTCGCTTATCAGATTCCAACCGCATAAATTCCTGCCTCTGCCGCGTCGCCCGCCATCTCTCCGGTTGTCCTCGGCTGTCGCCAGCGTATCATTGAGGATATTAATAATCTAATCGCTCAGGAATTTTGCCTTCTGGCGTGCTTCGTTTACATGAAAAAAGCAGGGATTTTGAAcgggttttttttggctggagtTTGGTATTTTTGGCTGGCTtccaccagttttttttttcttcaacccCAAATCTGTTTATTGTGAGGGAAGTCAGGTGTGCtgtcgtttttttcccccatacaTTCTGGAGTGCCCTTAGTCGTTTTAGATCAATATCATGGATTTCAGGCATGCGTTTTGCCTCGTAGTGAACCTGGAGTTTACGGTCATCACGTATTTTGAAAACAGGATGTCCTAATTTCCTGTTAGCTCATAggctacccacaatgcagtgctgACACTTCGCGCTTTCACTCACTGTGGAATTGATTGGCTTGGCTCAAAGGTCAACGGTGAATTTTGCTAGCGTTGTGAATGTTGGCTGGTCTGAGCCTCCCCAGCTAGGTCTCGATATTAGCGCCTGATTCGCTGAATCGCTTCTGACTCTGACGGGATTATCCCAGTGAGTTTCACGGGACGGTGGGAATTCCAGGCCTGTTGCCACAAAGCCCACCCCGCCAATGGGAGAGCGAAGGTTTGTGACCTCCAGTCACACAGTCTCACTCCATTTTTTCTCATCATCTGATAAGACTGTAAGTATGAGGCAACGTGTATTAGGAAATGTACtggaatgggggggaggggagggcgcaACCATCCTGAGACAAGACAAGACACACTTCTCTGAAGAAAGTTAAGAGTGCAGTGGTTactgtcaataaaaaatataatacatattaaaatCCTCATTTGGCCATTGTGCAGCCTTCATCAGAATCAATCAAACAATGGGAAATGGGATGCACACGTAGACACATGTggacgcgtacacacacacacacacacacacacccacccacgaATGCTCACGCGCTCTCTGTCCTCTTTCTGTGAGTGTAACTGGATCACCCGTTACACTCCCAGATTCTTTGGAAATCATCTGTGAATAATAGTCTGACACCATTTTGATTTCAAACGTTTTCTTTGTAATGGGATTGGTTGATTGTTATCTACCTTGTGAtttacaccctcccccccccccccacctccgcagCACTGGAAACTCCCCGCCTTCCCTCCACCAGCactgtaaccccccccacccccccccccccccaccccagttatccatttttaaaaaaaccacgTGCCGCGCTGTGACCACCAGACCGCTAAGTGACGTACAGTCAGGCGCGTCCTGCGTTGGCGGTTGGCTGTAACGGTCACTGCcagacagacggggggggggggggggggaggctccTCCCATTTGCGCGGGTTGATAAGGCTATCGCCCTTCCTGTAACGGGGCCCCCGGCTGATAGGCCGAAGCCGTAGCGCCCCGGCGACCGATAACGGGCTGGAGATTTACGGGGAGAGGCGCGCGCGAGAGTGCCGTGGAAACGGAACGGTGCGGCGAAAGATGTCGCACTTTAatggagggcgggggcgggggcgggggcgggggcgggaggggaggggcgggttgTTTATCTACGTTACGTGCTGGACTGTGCCCCGAGTTTCAGATAACACTTCCTTTGATGCTAACGCTAATTGCCTCTTGGAAAAATAACCTGAAGCAAAAACTCTTCCGTGTGGCGATTGTTAGTTGGCTGTTGACCGAAAAgcctgtaaataaatatttgggtCTTTTTTCGTCCCCGCTTGGCACTTAGTGATTCAGAGATCGCTCTGCCGCTGAAATTGTTATGGACCAAGGGTGCCGTGTGTAATCTGAAAGGAAAGATTCATTGCACTTGGTTCAGTCTgtatcagtggtaaccaaccctatacctggagatctgccattctgtaggttttcactccaaccctaacaaagcacacatcattcaacagctagagattttgttgagctgctaattagtggagTTTgtggtgtgccaaattaaggttgaaatgaaaatcaccggatagtagatctcctggaacagggttggttaccactggtctacACATTGTttctttggtttattttatggTAGCACCTCATCTTCAAAGGGccgtgtgtatgggtgtgtatgggtgtgtgtgtgtgtgtgtgtgtgtgcaagcaagGGAAGCTCATTTTCACTGGCCattgcatatatgtgtgtgtttgtgtgttttgaggACGATTATCCTCACacagctgtgtatgtgtgtgtgtgcgtgtgtgtgtgtgtgtttcagggatCCAGGAGTACGTGGAGGCAGTTTCCTTCCAGCATTTCATCAGGAATCGCAGCCTGATCACGCTGGAGGAGGTCAACAGCAAGCTGGTGTTTCTCAAAGAGGACAGGACCGAAGCCAGGGTACGGTCTCTTGATGTCTGAGTAATGGAACATCAGTGGGAATGTGGTGAAACCTTACATCATCTTACACTTTGTTTTCTTCCCAGAACACTGTTGCTCATAGTTGATTTACACAGGAATTATGATCTGCTAGTGATGTTGACTGAATAATGGCTTACATCGGATTAACCGTTCGAAGAgtgggtttttttggaatgttttttcaaaattctaagccagtgttcttgaactccattgctttcagtcaccagcagtgattgtgacatcagcattaggacattcagttaagaacactctgatcacatatttgtgatcttactccTTGCAACATCAACCTTCTCTGAGTGTCTCAGTGACCACAGGGATGTTAGTTCAGTGTTTAGCTTAGAGCAGGACACCACCTCAACAGCTTGCTTGTGCGAGAACTTGCTTGAGAACTTGAAGTGGTATGTGTTTGCCAGCACTCTCACCAGGGTTATCTGATTGGTCAGGATCCATCCCCTGTGTCTTCATCCCTTTTAAGGGAGAGATAAAGGTCGGCCAGCGTATTGCTGCAAATTGAGAGGATGGCCTGGATAGAACCGCTTCCCCAGGCCAAGACAAGCCTTTTTTTAGAACGGGGTCAGTGCGGGGACTTTATCTGATGGGTCAGTCCTCTCCTGTCTGCAGTCTGTTTTTAGAAACAGTCTCTACGTGTTGCCATCGCGCATCGAGATGGCGGGATAACggatctgtttttttcttctttccttccttccttctttctttcttctcatcCGATTCCTTCTCCTGACGGCGTTTGTTGTGTCCAGAGATGTTTCCGGAAATCGGTCTGTCTAGCCCGGAGCTGGCGGTCGAGCGATCGATACGGCATTGCTGTGCCTTTGACATTTTTctagaaaaaaacacttgtgaAATGGATGCTGTGAGCTGCTCTGGACACTGCATACCGATGCCTGCCATCTTAATAAACTCTGCAGCGGAACTCTGTGGCGCTTGGGTACCTTAGCAACCGCTAGGTCGTCATAACAACCCTAAAATGGAATCGTTCCTTTCTTGTTCCGGAGCCAGTCGTATCCCTGGGTTTCATCCGAATCCAGTTCCAGCAGCTAGCGTGCTCTCGAAAGAATGAAGGCAACtaaataaaccccccccccccccccggcattgAGCGTTTAGAGATGCGACCAGCACTCCTGGtcgctctttttctttttcactgtatCCATGACTAATATAATCTAGACTTTGTCTGCTAACTCAGCTTCATGAACTTTTAAATGGACTTATCCTGATTTGTAGTGTTACGCGAGTTCTCTTACACTGCAGCATTACTGCTTAAAACTAACGTTGGCACGTCAGCCTTTGGGAACATCGTATGACACAAGGCACAAGTACTTGTTTTCTcttgtattcattcattttatttcagatgtGCGTTTGAACCCAGCCTGGTGACTAGGTAACCGTCTCCCCTGTGCTTCTCAGGACTCCTCCgccgtccagcagggggcgccgggAGCGCTGGTCTTCCAGGTGACGCCCACGGACTACCTGCTGGGCGTGGCCGACCTGACGGGGGAGCTGATGCGCATGTGCATCAACAGCGTGGGCAACGGCGACATGGACACGCCCTTCCAGCTGGGGCAGTTCCTGCGGGAGAT
Protein-coding sequences here:
- the tsnax gene encoding translin-associated protein X isoform X1, producing MSKKDGEGCPRNRKQDNAQALRMGDPASDVSSSPVLSAFKTFQLELDCKHDKYERLVKLSRDITIESKRTIFLLHRVTSVPNVEEVLSEAESKLDGVRLKISQIAEELRGEDLFQFHRAFTPGIQEYVEAVSFQHFIRNRSLITLEEVNSKLVFLKEDRTEARDSSAVQQGAPGALVFQVTPTDYLLGVADLTGELMRMCINSVGNGDMDTPFQLGQFLREIHDGFSYIGNTGPYEVSKKLYTLKQSLAKVEDACYTLRVRGSEIPRHMLADVFTSRAALIDTEDGVA
- the tsnax gene encoding translin-associated protein X isoform X3, with product MGDPASDVSSSPVLSAFKTFQLELDCKHDKYERLVKLSRDITIESKRTIFLLHRVTSVPNVEEVLSEAESKLDGVRLKISQIAEELRGEDLFQFHRAFTPGIQEYVEAVSFQHFIRNRSLITLEEVNSKLVFLKEDRTEARDSSAVQQGAPGALVFQVTPTDYLLGVADLTGELMRMCINSVGNGDMDTPFQLGQFLREIHDGFSYIGNTGPYEVSKKLYTLKQSLAKVEDACYTLRVRGSEIPRHMLADVFTSRAALIDTEDGVA
- the tsnax gene encoding translin-associated protein X isoform X2 — its product is MLGEGCPRNRKQDNAQALRMGDPASDVSSSPVLSAFKTFQLELDCKHDKYERLVKLSRDITIESKRTIFLLHRVTSVPNVEEVLSEAESKLDGVRLKISQIAEELRGEDLFQFHRAFTPGIQEYVEAVSFQHFIRNRSLITLEEVNSKLVFLKEDRTEARDSSAVQQGAPGALVFQVTPTDYLLGVADLTGELMRMCINSVGNGDMDTPFQLGQFLREIHDGFSYIGNTGPYEVSKKLYTLKQSLAKVEDACYTLRVRGSEIPRHMLADVFTSRAALIDTEDGVA